In the genome of Bacteroidales bacterium, one region contains:
- the icd gene encoding NADP-dependent isocitrate dehydrogenase yields METGKIKVVNGELQVPDFPIIPFIEGDGTGPDIWNASVRVFDAAVEKAYHGKRKVAWKEVLAGEKAFTNTGNWLPDETLDAFREYIVGIKGPLTTPVGGGIRSLNVALRQILDLYVCLRPVRWFNGVPSPVKRPDLVDMHIFRENTEDIYAGIEFMNGTPEATKIKDFLINEMGVKKIRFPETSSIGIKPVSLEGTERLVRAAILFAINHKLPSVTLVHKGNIMKFTEGAFKSWGYELAEREFGNQTFTWAEYDRIVAASGKGAAESAQSEAIASGKIIIKDVIADAFLQQILLRPNEYSVIATLNLNGDYISDALAAMVGGIGIAPGANINYNNGFAIFEATHGTAPKYAGLDQVNPGSVILSGALMFEYLGWNEVAQIIYASMEKTISEKTVTYDFHRLMEGATKLKTSEFGDALIRNM; encoded by the coding sequence ATGGAAACTGGAAAAATAAAAGTTGTAAATGGGGAACTTCAGGTTCCTGATTTCCCAATCATACCCTTCATTGAAGGTGACGGAACTGGTCCTGATATCTGGAATGCTTCTGTCAGGGTATTTGATGCTGCAGTTGAAAAAGCTTATCATGGAAAACGCAAGGTAGCATGGAAAGAAGTACTTGCCGGAGAAAAAGCATTCACAAATACAGGGAACTGGCTACCTGATGAAACATTAGATGCTTTCAGGGAGTACATAGTAGGGATCAAAGGTCCGCTTACCACTCCTGTCGGTGGTGGCATCAGGTCCTTAAATGTAGCGTTGCGTCAGATACTTGATCTTTATGTTTGTCTCAGACCAGTTCGTTGGTTTAATGGTGTTCCAAGTCCTGTTAAACGGCCGGATTTGGTTGATATGCATATTTTCAGGGAAAATACAGAAGATATTTATGCCGGAATTGAGTTTATGAACGGAACACCTGAGGCGACAAAGATTAAGGATTTCCTGATTAATGAAATGGGAGTAAAGAAGATACGTTTTCCTGAAACTTCATCTATAGGTATAAAACCTGTCTCTTTAGAAGGCACTGAGCGATTGGTAAGGGCTGCCATTCTGTTTGCAATAAATCATAAACTTCCTTCTGTTACTTTGGTACACAAAGGAAATATCATGAAGTTCACGGAGGGCGCATTCAAGAGTTGGGGTTATGAATTGGCTGAACGAGAATTCGGAAATCAAACATTCACATGGGCTGAATATGATAGGATAGTGGCTGCATCAGGTAAAGGAGCTGCGGAATCTGCACAGAGTGAAGCCATTGCATCCGGTAAAATAATTATAAAGGATGTTATTGCTGATGCTTTTTTACAACAGATTTTGTTACGTCCCAATGAATATTCAGTGATTGCTACATTGAATCTCAATGGTGATTATATTTCAGATGCATTGGCTGCTATGGTTGGAGGAATTGGAATTGCTCCCGGAGCGAATATTAATTATAATAATGGTTTTGCCATTTTTGAAGCAACCCATGGAACAGCACCCAAATATGCGGGACTGGATCAGGTTAATCCTGGCTCAGTTATTCTTTCAGGTGCTCTTATGTTCGAATACCTGGGTTGGAATGAGGTTGCGCAAATCATTTATGCTTCAATGGAAAAAACAATTTCTGAAAAAACAGTCACTTACGATTTTCATCGCCTGATGGAAGGTGCCACAAAATTGAAAACATCAGAATTTGGTGATGCACTTATCAGGAATATGTAA
- a CDS encoding citrate (Si)-synthase encodes MATRLKDRLQEKILEWRPRTERLLKEYGDVVVDKITISQIIGGMRGVKSLVTDISYLDPIEGIRYRGFTLPEVFEKLPKPKGAEMPYVEGLFYLLVTGDIPNEDELQDVVDEFNKRRILPRFVYEVIDGMPCCSHPMAIFSAVVTTLQRESLFAKKYASGKLHKLDYWDPTYEDALNLMAKMPEIATYIYAKLYRDGKRIQSNPYLDFGGNFAHMMGIGKPYDDVSRMHFIIHADHEGGNVSAHTGHLVASSLSDIYLSIASMINGLAGPLHGLANQEVLRWLQGVMDKMDGRVPSEQEMKQFVWDTLKSGQVIPGFGHAVLRKTDPRYMLQRDFSLTHLKEDPLFQYVDLLYKVVPPILLEQGKAKNPWPNVDAQSGVIQWYYGVKEYDFYTVLFGIGRAIGICANIIWDRALGYSLERPKSLTTAMLEDLAAGKEIIAED; translated from the coding sequence ATGGCAACTCGTTTAAAAGACAGATTACAGGAAAAGATTTTGGAATGGCGCCCCAGAACTGAGCGCCTTCTCAAAGAGTATGGAGATGTTGTGGTGGATAAGATTACCATTTCGCAAATTATTGGTGGTATGCGTGGGGTGAAATCTCTTGTTACAGATATCTCCTACCTTGACCCAATAGAAGGTATTCGCTACAGAGGCTTTACCTTACCAGAGGTATTTGAAAAACTGCCCAAACCAAAAGGTGCAGAGATGCCTTATGTGGAAGGATTATTCTACCTTCTTGTAACTGGTGATATTCCTAATGAAGATGAGTTGCAGGATGTTGTCGATGAATTTAACAAGAGAAGAATCCTTCCTCGTTTTGTTTATGAAGTAATAGATGGAATGCCCTGTTGCAGTCATCCAATGGCAATATTTTCAGCTGTAGTTACTACCCTTCAGCGGGAATCATTATTTGCAAAGAAATATGCATCTGGAAAGTTACATAAACTTGATTATTGGGATCCGACTTATGAGGATGCTTTAAATCTCATGGCAAAGATGCCTGAAATTGCTACCTATATTTATGCTAAACTATATAGGGATGGGAAACGCATACAATCGAATCCTTACCTTGACTTTGGAGGCAATTTTGCACATATGATGGGTATTGGTAAACCGTATGATGATGTAAGCAGAATGCATTTTATTATTCATGCCGACCATGAAGGAGGGAATGTAAGTGCCCATACAGGCCATTTGGTTGCAAGTTCATTATCTGATATTTATCTTTCCATAGCATCTATGATCAATGGTTTGGCAGGACCGCTTCATGGTTTGGCTAATCAGGAAGTCTTGAGATGGCTCCAGGGTGTGATGGATAAAATGGATGGAAGAGTCCCCAGCGAACAGGAAATGAAACAATTTGTTTGGGATACTCTAAAGTCAGGTCAGGTAATACCGGGATTTGGGCATGCTGTACTTCGCAAAACTGATCCAAGATATATGCTTCAGCGCGATTTTTCACTAACTCATTTGAAAGAAGATCCTTTATTCCAATATGTGGATTTGCTTTACAAAGTTGTTCCTCCAATCTTGCTTGAACAAGGTAAGGCTAAGAACCCATGGCCCAATGTGGATGCTCAATCCGGGGTTATACAATGGTACTATGGTGTAAAGGAGTATGATTTTTATACAGTGTTATTTGGAATTGGAAGAGCAATTGGGATTTGTGCCAATATAATATGGGATCGGGCATTAGGATATTCCCTTGAAAGGCCTAAATCACTCACTACGGCTATGTTGGAAGATCTCGCTGCTGGTAAAGAGATCATAGCAGAAGATTAA
- a CDS encoding YjbQ family protein — MIQQVEITLPEYERGFHVITSEVLSRLPKLPDAGLMNVFIKHTSAGITINECADPTVLIDFEMVFNRLVPDELYFRHLGEEPDDMPAHVKTTLSGASVTIPITKGKPNLNDVQGIYLCEYRNQGGPRNLVVTIYS, encoded by the coding sequence ATGATTCAACAGGTTGAAATTACTTTACCCGAGTATGAAAGGGGATTTCATGTCATCACGAGTGAAGTGCTGTCAAGGTTGCCCAAGTTGCCGGATGCTGGCTTAATGAATGTCTTCATTAAACATACTTCGGCAGGTATTACCATCAATGAGTGTGCAGATCCTACTGTACTTATTGATTTTGAAATGGTTTTTAACCGGCTTGTTCCTGATGAACTTTATTTCAGGCATTTAGGTGAAGAGCCTGATGATATGCCGGCACATGTAAAAACAACCCTCTCAGGGGCATCTGTCACGATTCCGATCACCAAAGGCAAGCCGAATCTAAACGATGTTCAGGGCATCTATCTTTGCGAGTATCGCAACCAGGGAGGCCCCAGAAATCTGGTGGTTACTATTTATTCCTGA
- a CDS encoding DUF479 domain-containing protein, with product MNYLAHLLLAGEKEKLLIGNFIADHVKGRAIETFHPDIQIGIRMHRSIDRYTDSHPIVQQSILRLRPKYHKYAGVIVDMYYDHFLARGWSEFSNESLDRFTKKIYHQLLTNISILPIRSQRILGYMSRYNWLESYASLEGMQQAFTGMAQRTTFESKMEFAVQDLEMHYDLFSREFNAFFPELCMFVETEYGSLLRNK from the coding sequence ATGAACTACTTAGCGCATTTATTACTGGCCGGGGAAAAGGAAAAATTACTGATTGGGAATTTTATTGCTGATCATGTGAAAGGGAGAGCCATTGAAACATTCCATCCGGATATACAAATAGGTATCAGGATGCATCGTTCAATTGACAGATATACTGATTCACATCCAATAGTTCAGCAAAGTATACTTCGTTTACGGCCGAAATATCATAAGTATGCAGGGGTTATTGTTGATATGTATTATGATCATTTCCTGGCTCGTGGATGGAGTGAATTTTCTAATGAATCACTTGATAGATTCACAAAGAAAATATACCATCAGCTGCTGACTAATATTTCAATCTTACCAATACGATCACAACGAATTCTTGGCTATATGTCAAGGTACAACTGGTTAGAATCATATGCCTCTCTGGAAGGAATGCAGCAGGCTTTTACAGGAATGGCGCAACGTACCACTTTCGAGTCGAAAATGGAATTCGCCGTACAAGACCTGGAAATGCACTATGACCTCTTTAGCAGAGAATTCAATGCTTTTTTTCCTGAATTATGTATGTTTGTAGAAACTGAGTATGGAAGTTTACTCAGGAATAAATAG
- a CDS encoding indolepyruvate ferredoxin oxidoreductase, with product MQKLMLLGDEAIAQGAIDAGMSGIYAYPGTPSTEITEYVIHSKEAKIRNIRSGWSVNEKTAMESALGMSYAGKRAMVCMKHVGLNVAADAFVNSAITGANGGLIVVAADDPSMHSSQNEQDSRFYGKFAMIPILEPSNQQEAYDMVFYGFDISEHLGLPVMLRITTRLAHSRSGVERRASREQNGVNLPKNERQFILLPANARRQYKSLLQKQTEMEKAGVNSGFNSYFPGQDKSLGIITTGIAFNYLMENYPDRQVPYPLVKIGQYPLPKEYISRIYDECDSLLILEEGAPVVEEMLKGYLNLGKKIKGRLDGSIPRDGELNPNIVAVALGHVDTRGREIPGVVVGRPPSLCKGCPHIYSYNALNQALETWSKGRVFSDIGCYTLGALDPFDAINTCVDMGASITMAKGAADAGLLPAVAVIGDSTFTHSGITGLIDCVNEGSPVTIMILDNATTAMTGGQDSAAFGKIEDICKGVGVAEDHIIVMNPSPKSHEENMEIMKRELDYQGVSVIIPRRECIQTATRALKEAKKQKEKVLS from the coding sequence ATGCAAAAGCTAATGTTGTTGGGAGATGAGGCAATTGCCCAGGGAGCAATTGATGCCGGAATGTCAGGGATTTATGCTTATCCTGGAACACCTTCCACTGAAATCACAGAATATGTTATTCATTCCAAAGAGGCAAAAATTAGAAATATTAGGTCAGGCTGGTCTGTGAATGAAAAGACCGCCATGGAATCAGCACTGGGAATGTCATACGCAGGGAAACGTGCGATGGTTTGCATGAAACATGTTGGATTGAATGTAGCTGCTGATGCCTTTGTCAATTCAGCTATAACAGGTGCAAATGGGGGCCTTATTGTTGTTGCTGCTGACGACCCTTCAATGCATTCTTCCCAGAACGAGCAAGATTCCAGGTTCTATGGAAAGTTTGCAATGATACCTATACTTGAGCCTTCAAATCAGCAGGAAGCTTATGATATGGTTTTTTATGGTTTTGATATTTCAGAGCATCTGGGTCTTCCCGTCATGTTGCGAATTACTACACGGCTGGCTCATTCCAGGTCAGGAGTAGAAAGAAGGGCTTCGCGAGAACAGAATGGAGTGAATTTACCCAAAAATGAAAGACAATTTATTCTATTACCGGCTAATGCCAGAAGACAATACAAGTCGTTGCTTCAGAAGCAGACAGAAATGGAGAAGGCTGGTGTTAATTCGGGCTTTAATTCATATTTCCCAGGACAGGATAAGAGTTTAGGAATTATTACAACCGGTATTGCCTTTAATTACTTAATGGAGAATTATCCTGACCGTCAGGTCCCTTATCCATTGGTTAAAATTGGTCAGTACCCATTACCAAAAGAGTATATTTCAAGGATATATGATGAATGTGACTCACTTCTAATTCTGGAAGAAGGAGCTCCTGTAGTGGAGGAAATGTTGAAAGGGTATCTAAATCTAGGGAAAAAGATTAAAGGAAGACTGGATGGCTCTATTCCCAGGGATGGGGAACTTAATCCAAATATAGTAGCAGTTGCGCTGGGCCATGTGGATACACGAGGAAGAGAAATTCCTGGAGTTGTGGTTGGCCGTCCACCTTCATTGTGTAAAGGCTGTCCACACATATATTCCTATAATGCTTTAAACCAGGCTTTGGAAACTTGGAGTAAGGGAAGGGTTTTTTCTGATATAGGTTGTTATACCCTGGGAGCATTAGATCCTTTTGATGCTATCAATACATGTGTTGATATGGGAGCCTCTATTACAATGGCTAAGGGTGCTGCTGATGCTGGCTTATTACCGGCTGTAGCCGTGATAGGCGACAGTACTTTCACCCACAGTGGAATTACAGGTTTGATTGATTGTGTTAATGAAGGTTCTCCGGTAACGATCATGATTCTCGACAATGCAACTACCGCTATGACTGGAGGACAGGATTCTGCCGCTTTTGGTAAAATTGAAGATATTTGCAAAGGAGTAGGTGTTGCGGAAGATCATATAATCGTTATGAATCCTTCACCTAAGAGTCATGAAGAGAATATGGAAATAATGAAGCGCGAACTTGACTACCAGGGTGTTTCTGTTATCATTCCCCGCAGGGAGTGTATCCAGACTGCAACCAGAGCCCTAAAGGAAGCTAAAAAGCAAAAAGAAAAGGTTTTGTCCTAA
- a CDS encoding indolepyruvate oxidoreductase subunit beta, whose product MKRDIILAGVGGQGILSIAATIGMAALGSGLHLKQAEVHGMSQRGGDVSSNLRIADHEIASDLIPYGQADLIISVEPMESLRYLPLLSENGWLITNTKPFINIPNYPAMESLMSEIESFEKHIAINADDIAKELGATRSANMVILGAAAPFLEIPAEKLRTSIRQIFSKKGAEVVQLNLNAFDAGYNFAVQHMN is encoded by the coding sequence ATGAAAAGAGATATTATTTTAGCTGGTGTTGGGGGACAGGGAATTTTATCAATCGCGGCAACAATAGGTATGGCAGCCCTGGGATCAGGACTTCACCTAAAACAGGCAGAAGTGCACGGAATGAGCCAGAGAGGTGGAGATGTTTCATCAAACCTGCGGATTGCTGACCATGAAATAGCTTCCGACCTGATCCCTTATGGTCAGGCAGATCTCATTATTTCAGTGGAACCAATGGAATCACTAAGATATCTGCCCTTACTTTCTGAAAATGGATGGTTAATCACTAATACAAAACCTTTCATCAATATACCCAATTATCCGGCCATGGAGTCACTGATGTCGGAAATAGAATCCTTTGAAAAGCATATAGCCATTAATGCAGATGATATTGCGAAGGAATTGGGTGCCACTCGTTCAGCCAATATGGTAATACTTGGAGCAGCAGCTCCCTTTCTTGAGATTCCAGCCGAAAAATTGAGGACATCTATTCGACAGATATTCTCCAAAAAAGGGGCAGAGGTAGTTCAACTAAATCTTAATGCTTTTGATGCCGGTTACAATTTTGCCGTGCAGCATATGAATTAA
- a CDS encoding peptidoglycan DD-metalloendopeptidase family protein encodes MIKVKKIRFFISVGIVVLLSAVALLLMKDFIIMPIAKPINKSTPNIEYGIVTDSFSIVRETVKQGQILAELLTDFNVDKEHINQLSIKAEGVFDLRKFRAGNEYTAMVSTDKSKKLRYFIYEISDTSYVVFDFGDTLHIHYGAHEVTRRLRSASGTINSSLWNTIENAGSDPNLAIALAQIYQWTIDFYAIQKGDQFKVIFEDLSVDGKSVGLGVIHAAWFKHSGKDFYAYRYQQGENPEYFNDSGENLRREFLKAPLKFSRISSRFSNSRLHPVLRIRRPHHGVDYAAPSGTPVHSIGSGTVLKAAYSGGAGRIVTIKHNTIYTTSYMHLAGFGPGIRNGAHVSQGQLIGYVGSSGLSTGPHLDFRFYKNGQPIDPLKVESPPAYPVDNKNRPVFDSISAVYKKNLLIIK; translated from the coding sequence ATGATAAAAGTAAAAAAGATCCGGTTTTTTATTAGTGTCGGCATTGTAGTATTACTTTCTGCAGTAGCACTGTTGCTGATGAAAGATTTCATTATCATGCCTATTGCCAAACCTATAAATAAAAGTACGCCGAACATAGAATATGGTATTGTAACTGATTCATTTTCCATAGTCAGGGAAACAGTCAAGCAAGGTCAAATACTTGCTGAATTATTAACTGATTTCAATGTTGATAAGGAGCACATTAATCAATTGTCAATAAAGGCTGAAGGTGTTTTTGATCTTCGGAAATTCAGGGCAGGCAATGAATATACTGCCATGGTTTCTACTGATAAGAGTAAAAAGCTCAGGTATTTTATCTATGAAATTTCGGATACCAGTTATGTTGTTTTTGACTTTGGTGATACTTTACATATTCATTATGGTGCTCATGAAGTAACGAGGAGGTTGCGTTCAGCAAGCGGAACAATCAATAGTTCGTTATGGAATACCATCGAAAATGCAGGTTCTGATCCTAACCTGGCTATTGCCCTGGCCCAAATTTACCAATGGACTATTGATTTTTATGCCATCCAGAAAGGGGATCAGTTCAAAGTGATCTTTGAGGACCTATCAGTAGATGGAAAATCTGTTGGTCTGGGAGTCATTCATGCTGCCTGGTTTAAACATTCAGGGAAGGATTTTTACGCATATCGCTATCAACAGGGCGAAAATCCTGAGTATTTTAATGATTCAGGCGAGAATTTAAGGAGGGAGTTTCTGAAGGCTCCTTTGAAGTTTAGCCGAATTTCATCCCGGTTTTCAAATAGTCGTTTACATCCAGTTCTTCGCATACGTCGGCCCCATCATGGAGTTGATTATGCTGCTCCATCGGGTACACCGGTTCATAGTATTGGAAGTGGAACTGTTCTTAAAGCTGCATATTCAGGGGGTGCTGGCCGAATTGTCACTATTAAGCATAATACAATCTATACGACCAGTTACATGCATTTAGCAGGCTTTGGTCCTGGAATCAGGAATGGCGCTCATGTAAGTCAGGGACAGTTAATTGGTTATGTTGGAAGTTCAGGACTTTCAACAGGCCCTCACCTCGATTTCAGGTTTTATAAAAACGGTCAGCCAATTGATCCATTAAAAGTTGAATCTCCTCCTGCTTATCCTGTTGACAATAAAAACAGACCGGTATTCGATTCAATTTCAGCAGTATATAAAAAGAACCTTTTAATTATTAAATAA
- a CDS encoding energy transducer TonB, which translates to MASNLVYPTQASETGIQGTVYVSFIVDSKGHITDAKVLRGIGGGCDEEALRVVRMMPNWHPGKQNGKQVRVQYQMAIQFKLSGTQ; encoded by the coding sequence TTGGCAAGTAATCTGGTGTATCCAACTCAAGCATCTGAAACAGGTATACAAGGTACAGTGTATGTTTCATTCATCGTTGATTCCAAAGGCCATATTACCGATGCAAAAGTATTGCGCGGTATTGGTGGAGGCTGTGATGAAGAAGCTCTTAGGGTAGTCAGGATGATGCCAAACTGGCATCCGGGAAAACAAAACGGGAAACAAGTTCGTGTGCAATATCAAATGGCTATTCAGTTCAAACTTTCTGGAACTCAATAA
- a CDS encoding biopolymer transporter ExbD, with amino-acid sequence MADSTLNRKIKELKKSDKNAPIVLIKADEKAKYKNLVDIIDEMAITSIANYAIVDITPIELKMIEGVVNPNAAVK; translated from the coding sequence ATGGCTGATTCAACTCTGAACCGCAAAATCAAAGAGTTGAAGAAATCTGATAAAAATGCACCCATTGTACTTATCAAAGCTGATGAGAAAGCTAAGTACAAAAATCTTGTTGATATTATTGATGAGATGGCTATTACCAGCATTGCTAATTATGCGATCGTTGACATTACTCCTATCGAACTAAAAATGATAGAAGGAGTCGTAAATCCAAATGCCGCAGTGAAATAG
- a CDS encoding biopolymer transporter ExbD — protein MAEIIQEEGKQKSGKKKAKKFSTRIDMTPMVDLMCLLITFFMLTTAFSKPKAMDITMPEKKDDPNVKAPEISADRTLNVLVSGNDQIYYYFGAADPTKPLPALLKSDYSKDGIRKILLLEIKSSLKQCPSFDKSY, from the coding sequence ATGGCTGAAATAATCCAAGAAGAAGGAAAACAAAAGAGTGGCAAAAAGAAAGCGAAAAAGTTTTCAACACGCATAGATATGACCCCTATGGTCGACCTGATGTGCTTGCTGATCACTTTTTTCATGCTAACAACTGCCTTCAGTAAACCCAAAGCCATGGATATCACCATGCCTGAAAAAAAGGACGATCCAAACGTGAAAGCTCCGGAGATCTCTGCTGACAGAACCCTTAATGTGCTCGTCTCAGGTAATGACCAGATATACTACTATTTTGGTGCAGCTGATCCCACAAAACCACTTCCTGCGCTGTTGAAAAGTGATTACAGTAAAGATGGCATCAGGAAAATTTTACTCCTAGAAATAAAATCGTCTTTAAAGCAGTGTCCGAGCTTCGATAAAAGTTATTAA
- a CDS encoding biopolymer transporter ExbD yields MPKIKLPVKSPHIDMTPMVDLFALLLTFFMLTTSFKPQEAAIIDTPNSISEKVAPEQNVITLLVGKDNKVYMNFDNGTDTSVLIRKEVLKKMAEQYQLTLTEKELKTFATWSSFGMPIEKLKAWLNTEDPKEREVFQTGIPIDSTDNQLNLWVRFIRLQNPNAEVAIKGDGVADFKTVKHVMDILQENKVNKFNLTTNLVKEEAVLVE; encoded by the coding sequence ATGCCAAAAATTAAGCTGCCGGTAAAATCTCCGCACATTGACATGACGCCAATGGTGGACCTGTTTGCCCTTTTGCTTACATTCTTCATGCTCACGACTTCATTCAAGCCACAGGAAGCTGCTATCATTGATACTCCGAATTCCATTTCCGAGAAAGTAGCTCCTGAGCAGAATGTCATCACTTTACTTGTTGGAAAAGACAATAAAGTATATATGAACTTCGATAATGGAACTGATACCTCAGTTCTGATAAGAAAAGAAGTATTGAAAAAAATGGCTGAACAGTATCAATTGACCTTGACAGAAAAGGAACTCAAAACCTTCGCCACATGGTCATCTTTCGGTATGCCAATCGAGAAACTCAAAGCCTGGCTCAATACAGAAGACCCCAAAGAACGTGAAGTGTTTCAAACAGGAATTCCTATTGATTCGACTGATAACCAACTCAACCTTTGGGTTAGGTTTATTCGTCTTCAAAATCCTAATGCCGAAGTTGCTATAAAAGGTGATGGTGTCGCTGATTTCAAAACTGTGAAACATGTAATGGACATTCTCCAGGAAAACAAGGTAAATAAGTTTAATCTGACTACCAACCTGGTGAAAGAAGAAGCCGTTTTAGTAGAATAA